The Synechococcus sp. UW69 DNA segment AAATCTGCGGCCGGGTGGTGCGCTCACTAACTCTGCTGATCTGATCAGAACAAAAATCTGAAGCGTTGGCTGCTGGCCTCACTGGCATCAGCACCACTGCTGGACTTGGCCGGCCACTCTGTATCCAGGTAGCTGATGCCATCAGCATTGAAAGGCACCGCATTCAAGCTGGAGGCATTGAGGTCAGTTGTGCCCATCGCAGTAATCAAGCCGCCCAATTCCATCGGCCCAAGGTCTGTTTCCAACGCCTGACCCGCAGCAGTAATCAAGGCCGGCAGGCGAATCAAATTCTGAGGTTGTTTCATCTGTTCGAACAGGCCCTTGAGCGCCAACTGCTGCCGTTCCAGGCGACCGAAATCACCTCGGCCGTCATTGCGCCAACGCAGAAAACCCTCGAGATCCTTCCCCTTTAAAAGTTGAGGCCCGGGCTGCAGGTCGATCACCAAGTTCTGACTGCGGTCGACGTAATACAACCGCTTGGGCACATCCACCTCGATCCCCCCCACCAGATTGGCCAGGGTTTCGATCGCATCCAAGCGCACCACGATGTGATGGCGGATCGGGCGATTCATTAGTCGAGACAACTCCCGCTCCACCGCCTCCACACCGCCGTAGGCCATCAGGGCATTGAGCTTGATGCCCCCCAAGCCCTCAGCATCGATGTAGCTGTCGCGGGGAATCTGAGTAATCGTCGTGGTGGTGCCCTTCACCCGCACCGTGAAGATCACATCGGTGTTGTTGCCAGTGCGGTCACGCCCCAGCACCACCACTTCCCTGGCACCGAAGCCAGTCCAACCAGCGAATGGGTTGGCCATCGGCGGGGGCTGAGCTGCCGCCACAGGTTGGTCTGCCGTGCTGGACGGTTCAGTATTGATCAATCGGCTCAGCGGCACCGACAGCATCAAGCCGCCGCTGAGACCCACCACGACAGCACAAACAACCGGCCACCTGGTGGCCGCAGAAGATGGCTTGGCAGGAGGGTCTTGTGCCATGGAATACAAGCTATTCCGCATCTTGGCGTGCAGATCCTGTCTGCGGTAGAGGGTCGGACGGCCTCCCGCTTAAACCAGAGGATCGCTGATCACCATTGAGGCGCAGGGAAGCTGGCGGATCAATTTGCTGGTGCGATCACTGCCAGGAATCGGCAGACCCGCCACCCGTCTCCGCTGGGTGCGCAGGATCACCAGATCGTGCTCGCGGCTGAGTCGATGAATGGCCCCATCGATACCGGGTCCCCGCACGATGACGATGTGGAACCGCTCCGCCGGAATCCCCGGCGGTCGCCAGCGAATCAGCTGCTGCTCCATCCACTGACGGTCCTGCCCGCTGAAGCGAGGGTCGTGCACATGAAGCAGGGTGATCCGGAGGCGCTGTTCCTCCGGGGCTGAATTGATCACCCGCAGCGCCAGTTCGAATTGCTCGCGAGCACTGGCGGAGAGGTCTTTGATCGGAACAAGGATCCGGCCCAGACCGCTGTCGGAATCGCGGCCAAAGTTCACCACCACCACTGGACAGTGCGCTGTGCGGCAGACCCCATCAACAATGTCGCCCATCAGCCAAGCCCGCAGCTGATCCGTACGTGCAGCACCGATCAACAACAGGTCTGCGGCCTGTTCAAGCGCCGTGCGGCTCATGCCACCAGCAATATCCTCATCCAGCCGCAGCAGGCTGCGGGTGGGGACGGCCAACTGAGCGCCGATGGCCTCAGCCGTGCTGAGCCGCCCGCGAGCCGCTGCAACCGCCCGATTCAAGCCGCCGCGCATCTCCTCGAGGCTGGGATTCACCATTGCCAGAGGAAGCAGCAGACCTTCAGCCCCCGAAGAGCCCTGCACCAAGCGAGCGGCCATGCTCAACAGCCCCTTCTCGGTGCTGGGGTTAGCCACGGGCACCACAATCCGCAAGGGGCGCTGAACAA contains these protein-coding regions:
- a CDS encoding LCP family protein codes for the protein MAQDPPAKPSSAATRWPVVCAVVVGLSGGLMLSVPLSRLINTEPSSTADQPVAAAQPPPMANPFAGWTGFGAREVVVLGRDRTGNNTDVIFTVRVKGTTTTITQIPRDSYIDAEGLGGIKLNALMAYGGVEAVERELSRLMNRPIRHHIVVRLDAIETLANLVGGIEVDVPKRLYYVDRSQNLVIDLQPGPQLLKGKDLEGFLRWRNDGRGDFGRLERQQLALKGLFEQMKQPQNLIRLPALITAAGQALETDLGPMELGGLITAMGTTDLNASSLNAVPFNADGISYLDTEWPAKSSSGADASEASSQRFRFLF